In Streptomyces sp. NBC_00569, a single genomic region encodes these proteins:
- a CDS encoding SDR family oxidoreductase, with protein MELKGAVAVVTGANRGLGRHLADQLVQRGAKVYAAARRPETVDLAGVTPLRLDVTDEESVRAAARVASDATLLVNNAGISTGATLISGELDAVRLELETNFFGPLALTRAFAPVIEGNGGGAVLNVLSALSWLHPAGLGSYAATKAATWAQTNAVREELAPRGITVTALHVAYMDTDMATRVAADQKVDPADVAAQALDAVADGLPEILADDVTRQVKQGLAAA; from the coding sequence ATGGAACTCAAGGGCGCGGTCGCTGTCGTCACCGGGGCCAACCGAGGGCTGGGCCGCCATCTGGCCGACCAGCTCGTACAGCGCGGAGCGAAGGTGTACGCGGCGGCGCGGCGCCCGGAGACCGTGGATCTGGCAGGCGTCACCCCGCTCCGCCTGGACGTGACCGACGAAGAGTCGGTCCGGGCCGCGGCCCGCGTCGCATCCGACGCGACACTGCTCGTGAACAACGCCGGGATCTCCACCGGAGCGACTCTCATCAGCGGCGAACTGGACGCGGTACGCCTTGAGTTGGAGACGAACTTCTTCGGGCCGCTCGCCCTGACGCGGGCGTTCGCCCCGGTCATCGAGGGCAACGGCGGAGGCGCGGTGCTGAACGTGCTCTCCGCGCTGTCCTGGCTGCACCCGGCCGGTCTCGGATCCTACGCGGCCACGAAGGCCGCGACGTGGGCGCAGACGAACGCCGTGCGCGAGGAGCTGGCCCCCCGCGGCATCACGGTCACCGCTCTGCACGTGGCCTACATGGACACCGACATGGCCACCCGCGTCGCGGCCGACCAGAAGGTCGACCCCGCGGATGTGGCAGCCCAGGCCCTCGATGCCGTGGCGGACGGCCTCCCGGAAATCCTCGCCGACGACGTCACACGGCAGGTCAAGCAGGGCCTCGCCGCCGCTTGA
- a CDS encoding GrpB family protein, with protein MVVDHRPQWPLEFEQLAGQSRAAMGGVAWDIDHVGSTAVPGLAAKDCIDVQIRVRSIDEGRDVAPLSAIGFRCRREPWNRAEVSGGVPCRKLVFAPPVGARPCNIRLREGSGLNARHALLFRDYPRADEPARGRGERSNSGWRRACPTCASTARSRRPPPKS; from the coding sequence ATGGTCGTCGACCACCGGCCGCAGTGGCCGCTGGAGTTCGAGCAGTTGGCCGGGCAGTCGCGGGCGGCCATGGGTGGGGTGGCGTGGGACATCGATCACGTGGGGTCCACCGCGGTGCCGGGTCTGGCGGCCAAGGACTGCATCGACGTCCAGATCCGGGTGCGGTCGATCGACGAGGGGCGGGACGTCGCCCCGCTCTCGGCGATCGGCTTCCGGTGTCGGCGCGAACCCTGGAACCGTGCGGAAGTCTCCGGCGGGGTCCCGTGTCGCAAGCTCGTCTTCGCGCCTCCGGTCGGCGCCAGGCCCTGCAACATCCGTCTGCGGGAGGGCTCAGGCCTCAACGCCCGCCACGCGCTCCTGTTCCGCGACTACCCGCGCGCCGACGAGCCGGCCCGCGGGCGTGGGGAGCGTTCAAACAGCGGCTGGCGGCGAGCGTGTCCGACCTGTGCGAGTACGGCCAGATCAAGGCGCCCGCCACCGAAGTCCTGA
- a CDS encoding class I SAM-dependent methyltransferase produces MGAGWEWDDSLFAGTARHYRRGRLPYAPGLAGTLAEVLRLDGRGRLIDVGCGPGVIALSLAHLFSEIVGVDPDRGMVAEAAREAAEQGVAGKARWVQARAEDLPAGLGTFDAFAQSFHWMDRDLVAVTIKGMLKTGGVLAHISDLKTQTGQGTETGTGTQTGTVGGLPHPAAPRSAIDELVRQYLGPVRRAGRGVLPHGTPGGEAAVLTWAGFSGPQRHVVPGGQPLERSADDLVAGVFSMSFSAPHLFGTRRYAFETDLRQLLREASPSGRFCERQPSTEIFVWRNGPR; encoded by the coding sequence ATGGGAGCGGGCTGGGAGTGGGACGACAGCCTGTTCGCGGGGACCGCTCGCCACTACCGGCGCGGGCGGCTGCCGTACGCCCCAGGGCTGGCGGGCACGCTCGCCGAGGTTCTGCGGCTCGACGGGCGAGGGCGGCTCATCGATGTCGGATGTGGACCAGGTGTGATCGCGCTGAGCCTGGCGCACCTGTTCAGCGAGATCGTCGGCGTGGACCCGGACCGCGGAATGGTCGCCGAAGCGGCGCGTGAAGCCGCCGAACAGGGCGTGGCCGGGAAGGCGCGGTGGGTCCAGGCCCGGGCCGAGGATCTGCCGGCCGGCCTCGGCACGTTCGACGCCTTCGCCCAGTCCTTCCACTGGATGGACCGCGATCTGGTTGCCGTGACCATCAAGGGCATGCTCAAGACGGGCGGGGTGCTCGCGCACATCTCGGATCTGAAGACGCAGACAGGACAGGGGACAGAGACAGGTACGGGTACGCAGACGGGAACCGTCGGGGGGCTGCCTCATCCGGCGGCCCCCCGCTCGGCCATCGACGAGCTGGTGCGGCAGTATCTCGGGCCCGTCCGCCGGGCCGGCCGGGGCGTTCTCCCGCACGGGACGCCGGGCGGTGAGGCCGCGGTGCTCACCTGGGCGGGATTTTCCGGCCCACAGCGCCATGTCGTGCCCGGCGGACAGCCGCTGGAACGCAGCGCTGACGATCTGGTCGCCGGGGTGTTCTCGATGTCGTTCTCGGCGCCGCACCTCTTCGGCACGCGCCGCTACGCATTCGAGACGGACCTGCGCCAACTCCTGCGTGAGGCCTCCCCGTCGGGCCGGTTCTGCGAGCGTCAGCCGAGCACGGAGATCTTCGTCTGGCGCAACGGCCCCCGCTGA